The Engystomops pustulosus chromosome 4, aEngPut4.maternal, whole genome shotgun sequence genome contains a region encoding:
- the TMEM168 gene encoding transmembrane protein 168, translated as MCRSLRYCVSHCLHAAMTRLEEANREVNMHSSVRYLGYLARISLLVAICMGLYVRWEQTEDALILVIFILGLFILGIASILYYYFSMEAASLSLSNLWFGFLLGLLCFIDNSKFKYDVKEEATKYLLVSAISIRTMCALVERICGYVRHRPTLLKSGEFLELVGFSIASTVMLVQKSISIILLVTAFALIIIDLRMKSFLALPNLGTFTILTPLMFFPSLGIPVNAYALSCFFCCIISEPFLDVYFSGLSVTERWKPYLYRGRICRRFSVISVGLIEVLFFILAAFKLSDLNLWYFVIPGFSIFGIFWLICHIIFLITLWGFHTKLNDCHKVYYTHRSDNSLDRVMASKGMRHFCLISERLVFFSLLATAILGAVSWQPSNGIFMSMFLIVLPLESMAHGLFHELGNCLGGTCVGYAVVIPTNFCSPNGQPMLLPPEHVQELNLRSTGMLNAIQRFFASHMIETYGCDYSTSGLTFDTLHTKLKSFLELRTSDGPRHDTYIIYYSGHSHSSGEWALAGGETLRFETLLEWWREKNSTCCSRLIIVLDTECSQPWVREVRKVNDQFIAVQGAEMARIVDIEEADPPQLGDFTKEWVEYNCNPDHNISWCEKGRTVKASYGVSKHWSDYTLHLPTGNDVTKHWMIYFPRLTYPLVHLANWCGALNIFWVCKTCFKCLKRLKMNWFLPTVLDTGQGFKLVRS; from the exons ATGTGTAGGTCACTCCGATACTGTGTGAGTCACTGTTTGCACGCAGCCATGACTCGACTGGAAGAGGCAAACAGAGAGGTCAACATGCATTCTTCAGTCAGATATTTGGGCTACTTGGCCAGAATAAGCCTGCTGGTGGCCATATGTATGGGCCTGTATGTTAGGTGGGAGCAGACCGAAGACGCATTAATATTGGTGATCTTTATACTGGGGCTGTTCATCCTTGGGATTGCAAGTATCCTCTATTACTATTTTTCCATGGAAGCGGCCAGTCTCAGCCTTTCCAATCTTTGGTTTGGATTTCTACTTGGTCTCCTCTGTTTTATTGACAACTCAAAGTTCAAGTATGATGTAAAGGAAGAAGCTACAAAGTACCTGCTTGTTTCTGCCATCAGCATAAGAACAATGTGTGCTCTAGTGGAGAGAATCTGTGGATACGTTCGCCATCGTCCTACACTGCTAAAATCGGGGGAATTCTTGGAATTAGTTGGTTTCTCAATAGCCAGTACTGTCATGCTGGTCCAGAAGTCCATCAGCATCATCTTGCTCGTCACTGCATTTGCATTGATAATTATTGACTTGCGAATGAAATCTTTTCTGGCTCTTCCAAATCTGGGGACTTTTACAATCCTCACACCCTTGATGTTTTTCCCGTCATTGGGGATTCCTGTCAATGCTTATGCCTTGTCCTGCTTTTTCTGCTGCATCATCAGTGAGCCGTTTCTTGATGTCTATTTTAGTGGTCTTTCTGTCACTGAACGGTGGAAGCCATATCTATATCGGGGCAGAATTTGCAGAAGGTTTTCCGTCATTTCTGTTGGATTGATTGAAGTGCTCTTTTTTATACTTGCTGCCTTTAAACTAAGTGACTTAAATCTTTGGTATTTTGTCATTCCAGGTTTCTCCATCTTTGGTATTTTCTGGCTTATTTGTCATATTATATTTTTGATTACTCTATGGGGTTTTCATACTAAGCTAAATGATTGTCataaagtatattacacacacagaTCTGATAACAGCCTAGATAGAGTCATGGCATCTAAAGGAATGCGTCATTTTTGCCTTATTTCCGAACGATTGGTGTTCTTCAGCCTCCTGGCAACAGCAATTTTAGGAGCCGTTTCTTGGCAG CCTTCTAATGGGATCTTTATGAGCATGTTTCTTATTGTTCTACCCCTTGAATCTATGGCGCATGGATTATTCCATGAACTTGGCAACTGTTTGGGAGGAACCTGTGTTGGTTACGCAGTTGTAATCCCCACTAATTTTTGCAG CCCAAATGGACAGCCCATGTTGCTTCCCCCTGAGCATGTGCAGGAGTTAAACCTGAGATCAACTGGAATGCTAAATGCCATTCAGAGGTTCTTTGCTTCCCACATGATCGAGACCTATGGATGTGACTACTCTACAAGTGGACTTACATTTGACACCTTACACACAAAACTGAAGTCTTTTCTGGAGTTACGAACCTCAGATGGGCCTAGGCATGATacctacattatatactatagTGGACACTCCCACAGTAGTGGAGAGTGGGCATTAGCAG GCGGTGAGACTTTACGCTTTGAGACACTCTTGGAGTGGTGGAGAGAGAAGAACAGCACCTGCTGCTCCCGACTTATCATTGTGTTGGATACAGAATGCTCCCAACCCTGGGTTAGAGAGGTGCGAAAAGTAAATGATCAATTTATTGCAGTTCAAGGAGCAGAAATGGCAAGAATAGTAGACATTGAAGAGGCAGATCCCCCACAACTGGGTGATTTTACTAAAGAATGGGTGGAATACAACTGCAATCCTGACCACAACATTAGCTGGTGTGAGAAAGGTCGCACAGTTAAGGCATCATATGGAGTGTCAAAGCACTGGAGTGACTACACCCTGCATTTACCAACAGGGAATGATGTGACTAAGCACTGGATGATTTATTTTCCCCGTCTCACTTACCCACTCGTCCATCTAGCTAACTGGTGTGGAGCACTCAATATTTTCTGGGTGTGCAAAACTTGTTTCAAGTGTCTGAAGAGATTGAAAATGAATTGGTTTCTTCCAACCGTGTTGGACACAGGTCAAGGCTTCAAGCTGGTCAGATCTTAA